A region of the [Chlorobium] sp. 445 genome:
AACAAGCGAGCGCAGGCAAGTGTCAATGTTGCGCTCTTCATTTCTTGCTGCAACCACGACACTGACCTTAGGAAGTGTCGCAAAGCTACGTGTAGGGAATTTCTTGTAGAGTGCTGCTGTCAGCACCAGAGTCTCAAGGACATAGAGCACAACGATGCCAATTGCAGACCACGCTAGTGCTTGCTCAAAAATCGTGGCAATCTCGGTCATATCGCGCAAGTGTCAATCGTTTTACGGCGAATTTACAAAGTTTGCAGGCGTAGAGAAAGGTACTGCAAGCGTTAAGGTATGGCAAGGGTTTGAACAGGTCTCTACATCTCTTGCACAACTTCAGAGGCTGGCTCGAGAACAAGGCGCTTAGAGTGATCGTTGAGTGTTTCAGCATAGAGCTCGAATGTGCCATTAGCAAAATGGCGGTCGCAGTCCTGTTCAAATTCCAGAAGCATATCTATAACCTGACGCCAATCATTTTCGCGCACGATTTTATCGCGAACTTTGCTCACGTTGGGCAAGCCTTTAAGGTAAGATGAGTAATGGCGCCGCATTTCTAAGACACCATACTTTTCACCTTTCCACTCGAGCGACATTTTCAGGTGTTCAATGGCAACGTGAATTTTTTCGTGATGCGTCGGTGGCGGAGGCAAGACGCCGGTGGTCATGAGCGCCTTAGCTTCACGGAAAATGAACGGGTTTCCAATTGAGCCACGTCCAATCATCACACCATCGACGCCGCTTTCTACAAAGCGACGTGGCACATCACTTGCCTGCCAAATATCACCATTGCCAATGATAGGAATCGTGGCTATCTCTTTTGCACGCCGAATCCACTCCCAGTTTGCTGTGCCCTTGAACATTTGTGCGCGCGTGCGTCCGTGAATGGTAAGAGCCTGAATGCCGCACCCTTCTAAGCGTTTGACGGTGTCAAGAATGGAAATAGACTGCTCATCCCAGCCGATGCGCGTTTTTGCTGTAACAGGAACTTTGACGGCTTTGACCACAGCAGCGGTGATTTCTTCCATCAAAGTAGGATTGCAAAGCAAACCTGACCCTGCGCCACGTCCAGCAACTTGCTTAGCAGGACAGCCATAGTTGATGTCAATAAAATCTGGGTTTGCTGA
Encoded here:
- a CDS encoding tRNA dihydrouridine synthase DusB, producing MQIGKIHIDKPIVLAPMEDVTDPSFRRLCKRFGADIVYTEFVSSEGLVRGAAKSMRKLKVFDDERPVAIQIFGNQVEAMVEAALIAESANPDFIDINYGCPAKQVAGRGAGSGLLCNPTLMEEITAAVVKAVKVPVTAKTRIGWDEQSISILDTVKRLEGCGIQALTIHGRTRAQMFKGTANWEWIRRAKEIATIPIIGNGDIWQASDVPRRFVESGVDGVMIGRGSIGNPFIFREAKALMTTGVLPPPPTHHEKIHVAIEHLKMSLEWKGEKYGVLEMRRHYSSYLKGLPNVSKVRDKIVRENDWRQVIDMLLEFEQDCDRHFANGTFELYAETLNDHSKRLVLEPASEVVQEM